One stretch of Paenibacillus sp. AN1007 DNA includes these proteins:
- a CDS encoding AtpZ/AtpI family protein — MADSNKPNSSRNHDDKVWKAMGLVTAFGIEIALLAVAGYYAGSWLDKTIGGSGIWIAVSVLFFLAAGGVSIYFIAKKFMGESDE, encoded by the coding sequence ATGGCCGATTCGAACAAACCAAATTCATCCCGTAACCATGATGATAAGGTATGGAAAGCAATGGGGCTCGTGACAGCTTTTGGAATCGAGATTGCCTTGCTCGCTGTTGCCGGATATTACGCTGGCTCGTGGTTGGATAAAACCATTGGAGGAAGCGGAATATGGATCGCCGTAAGCGTTCTCTTTTTTCTTGCGGCAGGTGGGGTAAGCATTTACTTTATTGCTAAAAAATTCATGGGGGAAAGTGATGAGTGA
- a CDS encoding ATP synthase subunit I — MSELARYRRWMTVSVMYVLMICFLTAAFAPRLETIALGLALGVIISLINAFYLGYKVRKMSDDAAEGNLKRVNLGFLTRAALAVLGIYISMRFPQYFNTYAVAGGLAIAQFSLLIIGIIMSRKAE; from the coding sequence ATGAGTGAACTAGCCAGATATCGCAGATGGATGACCGTTTCCGTCATGTACGTACTCATGATTTGTTTTCTAACGGCTGCATTCGCACCTCGTTTGGAGACGATTGCTTTGGGACTGGCCTTGGGCGTGATCATCAGTTTGATTAACGCATTCTACCTGGGCTACAAGGTAAGGAAGATGTCCGATGATGCGGCAGAAGGTAATCTGAAGCGTGTGAACCTGGGATTTTTGACAAGAGCGGCGCTCGCTGTGCTCGGTATTTACATATCGATGCGCTTTCCGCAGTACTTCAATACATATGCGGTTGCAGGCGGTCTGGCCATTGCGCAATTTTCCTTATTGATTATAGGGATCATCATGTCCCGCAAAGCAGAGTGA
- the atpB gene encoding F0F1 ATP synthase subunit A translates to MHEAPVIMLGGFHLDLSVLLMLIVTGAIVFIFAIIATRNLSVDNPGKLQNFMEWAVEFVRNLISSTMDMKKGKHFISLALTMILFIFVGNMLGLPFQAVTEVKSVESATVFGKPIVTAVEAYEKAHAKDPEAHPHIELAWFKSPTADLSVTMGLALVAFLVAHGLGLFKNTRGYLKHYVQPYALFLPINLIETASKLLTHGMRLFANIFAGEVLIATILKLTSFKVLGAIFAIPLLAVWQGFSIFIGGIQAFVFVILMMVYISQTIETHEEH, encoded by the coding sequence ATGCATGAAGCTCCAGTGATTATGCTTGGTGGATTTCATCTGGACTTGTCCGTACTGTTGATGTTGATTGTAACCGGCGCCATTGTCTTCATTTTTGCCATCATCGCTACACGGAATCTGTCTGTGGATAATCCGGGAAAGCTGCAGAACTTTATGGAGTGGGCCGTTGAGTTTGTTCGCAATCTGATATCCAGCACCATGGACATGAAGAAAGGCAAACACTTTATTTCTCTCGCGCTTACGATGATTTTGTTCATCTTCGTAGGTAATATGCTTGGGCTTCCGTTTCAGGCGGTTACCGAAGTCAAGAGTGTCGAATCGGCTACTGTGTTCGGGAAACCAATCGTCACGGCGGTTGAAGCTTATGAAAAGGCTCATGCCAAGGACCCGGAAGCACATCCGCACATCGAGCTGGCTTGGTTCAAATCACCGACAGCTGACTTGTCCGTAACGATGGGACTAGCTCTTGTAGCCTTCCTCGTAGCACATGGACTTGGATTGTTTAAGAACACCAGAGGTTACCTGAAGCACTATGTGCAGCCGTACGCGTTGTTCCTTCCGATTAACCTGATCGAGACCGCGTCCAAGCTGCTCACGCACGGCATGCGTTTGTTTGCAAATATTTTTGCGGGTGAGGTGCTGATTGCAACCATCCTCAAACTGACCAGCTTTAAAGTGCTGGGCGCAATCTTCGCAATTCCGCTGCTTGCAGTATGGCAGGGGTTCAGTATCTTTATCGGCGGAATTCAGGCCTTCGTTTTCGTCATTCTGATGATGGTGTACATTTCACAGACCATCGAAACGCACGAAGAACATTAA
- the atpE gene encoding F0F1 ATP synthase subunit C produces MGAMALIAAAIVAGLGAFGAGIGNGMVISKTVEGIARQPEAKSTLQTTMFIGVGLIEVLPIIGVVLAFMFYGAA; encoded by the coding sequence ATGGGAGCAATGGCATTAATCGCAGCAGCAATTGTTGCAGGATTGGGCGCTTTCGGCGCAGGTATCGGTAACGGTATGGTAATCAGCAAAACGGTGGAAGGGATCGCTCGTCAACCAGAAGCGAAATCCACACTGCAAACAACAATGTTTATCGGGGTAGGTCTGATCGAGGTATTGCCGATCATCGGTGTGGTACTCGCGTTCATGTTCTACGGTGCTGCTTAA
- the atpF gene encoding F0F1 ATP synthase subunit B — MNFLWENTILAIIAFLILYWLLSRYAFGPLFSIMEKRRELVMSQMNEAAQTREQAIAYVEEQKQALEQARKEAHDIIEQSRQTGGKQAESILADAKAEATRLKDDAVREIESEKNKAVAALRSELGTASVQIASRLIKKEVENGPAQEELVNQYLNEVGGRQ; from the coding sequence TTGAATTTCTTATGGGAAAACACGATTCTTGCGATTATCGCATTTTTGATTCTATACTGGCTGCTTAGCCGCTACGCTTTCGGTCCGTTGTTCTCCATCATGGAAAAGCGTCGTGAACTCGTGATGAGCCAGATGAATGAGGCTGCTCAGACTCGGGAACAGGCGATTGCTTATGTGGAGGAGCAAAAACAGGCTCTGGAACAAGCGCGCAAAGAAGCTCACGACATTATTGAACAGTCCAGACAAACGGGCGGCAAGCAGGCTGAATCCATCCTGGCTGATGCCAAAGCTGAAGCGACTCGTCTCAAAGACGATGCAGTACGTGAAATCGAGAGCGAGAAGAACAAAGCAGTTGCCGCACTTCGCAGCGAACTGGGTACTGCTTCCGTACAGATTGCTTCCAGATTGATCAAAAAAGAAGTTGAGAACGGTCCAGCACAAGAGGAACTTGTGAACCAATACCTCAATGAGGTAGGGGGCCGACAATGA
- a CDS encoding F0F1 ATP synthase subunit delta, translated as MSRDTIVAKRYAKALFEVALQQQQVLEVEQELRAVVSGLTGDQEIMKFIVSPNISDEAKRNVLHASLDGKVSEPVLRTVLLLIERGRVELLNELLNDYVKIEGDSLGIADARVYSTYALNEEEKEAVAREFGGRVNKKIRIENIVDPALLGGLKVAIGDTIYDGSLAGKLERLEQSFNRRVQ; from the coding sequence ATGAGCCGCGATACGATTGTTGCCAAGCGTTATGCAAAAGCATTGTTCGAAGTTGCTCTTCAGCAGCAGCAAGTGCTTGAAGTTGAACAGGAACTGCGTGCTGTTGTCAGCGGATTGACCGGAGATCAAGAGATTATGAAGTTTATCGTTTCTCCGAATATCTCTGATGAAGCGAAGCGTAATGTGCTTCATGCAAGCCTTGATGGCAAAGTGTCCGAACCTGTCCTTCGCACGGTTTTGCTTCTGATTGAGCGCGGCCGCGTGGAATTGTTGAACGAACTGTTGAATGACTACGTGAAGATCGAAGGGGATTCCCTTGGCATCGCTGATGCACGTGTATATTCGACTTATGCTTTGAATGAAGAAGAGAAAGAAGCGGTAGCCCGTGAATTCGGAGGCCGTGTGAATAAAAAGATCCGTATCGAGAACATTGTTGATCCTGCACTGCTGGGCGGATTGAAAGTCGCCATTGGCGATACGATCTATGACGGCAGCTTGGCTGGCAAGCTCGAACGTCTTGAGCAGTCTTTTAACAGACGAGTACAGTAG
- the atpA gene encoding F0F1 ATP synthase subunit alpha — protein MSIKPEEISTLIKSQIEQYKTDIDVVEVGTVIEVGDGIARVYGLENVMSNELVEFPSGVMGLAMNVEESNVGVVILGPYSDIREGDQVKRTGQIMQVPVGEALIGRVVNPLGIPVDGKGPIATTEFRPVEGKAPGVMDRKSVHEPMQTGIKAIDAMVPIGRGQRELIIGDRQTGKTSIAIDAILNQKGSGMKCIYVAIGQKQSTVAQVVETLRRRGAMEYTIVVTASASDPSPLLYIAPYSGCSMGEYFMYKGEHVLVVYDDLTKQAAAYRELSLLLRRPPGREAYPGDVFYLHSRLLERAAKLNDELGGGSLTALPFIETQASDVSAYIPTNVISITDGQIFLESDLFNAGQRPAINVGISVSRVGGSAQIKAMKKVAGSLRLDLAQYRELQAFSQFGSDLDKSTQARLNRGARMMEILKQGVNQPLPVEQQVVSLYTAVKGYLDEIPTGDVTRFEREFLAFMESNHGEILGSIRDTKELTPDNENALKDAIEKFRKSFAVSV, from the coding sequence TTGAGTATCAAACCAGAAGAAATCAGTACATTAATTAAGAGTCAGATCGAACAATACAAGACCGATATCGATGTAGTCGAAGTTGGTACAGTTATTGAGGTTGGTGACGGGATCGCCCGTGTATACGGACTCGAGAATGTCATGTCCAACGAGTTGGTTGAGTTCCCAAGCGGTGTAATGGGCCTCGCCATGAACGTGGAAGAGAGCAACGTTGGTGTCGTTATCCTGGGACCTTACTCGGATATCCGTGAAGGCGACCAAGTTAAACGTACAGGTCAGATCATGCAGGTGCCTGTTGGCGAAGCATTGATCGGACGCGTTGTGAACCCGCTCGGTATTCCGGTGGATGGCAAAGGGCCAATCGCTACAACGGAATTCCGTCCGGTAGAAGGTAAAGCACCAGGCGTTATGGATCGTAAATCGGTTCATGAGCCGATGCAAACAGGGATCAAAGCGATTGATGCAATGGTTCCAATCGGTCGTGGACAACGTGAGTTGATCATCGGTGACCGCCAAACAGGTAAAACATCGATTGCGATCGATGCGATCCTGAACCAAAAAGGCAGCGGCATGAAATGTATCTATGTGGCTATCGGTCAGAAGCAGTCCACTGTTGCTCAGGTCGTAGAAACACTGCGCCGTAGAGGTGCAATGGAATATACGATCGTCGTAACGGCATCCGCTTCCGATCCATCACCATTGCTGTACATTGCTCCATACTCCGGCTGTTCGATGGGTGAGTATTTCATGTACAAAGGCGAGCACGTGCTGGTTGTATATGATGACTTAACAAAACAAGCAGCAGCATACCGTGAGTTGTCCTTGCTGCTTCGCCGTCCTCCGGGCCGTGAAGCTTATCCAGGTGACGTATTCTATCTGCACTCCCGTTTGCTGGAACGTGCTGCGAAGCTGAATGATGAACTTGGTGGTGGTTCTTTAACCGCTCTGCCGTTCATTGAAACACAGGCTTCCGACGTATCTGCATACATTCCGACCAACGTAATCTCGATTACAGACGGTCAAATTTTCTTGGAGTCCGACCTATTTAACGCAGGACAGCGTCCAGCGATTAACGTAGGTATCTCGGTATCTCGTGTCGGTGGTTCTGCACAGATCAAAGCGATGAAAAAGGTTGCAGGTTCCCTGCGTCTCGACCTCGCTCAATATCGTGAGCTGCAGGCGTTCTCCCAATTTGGTTCTGACTTGGATAAATCCACGCAGGCTCGTCTGAACCGTGGCGCACGCATGATGGAAATCCTAAAGCAGGGTGTTAACCAGCCGCTGCCTGTAGAACAACAGGTTGTCAGCTTGTACACTGCAGTTAAAGGATATCTGGATGAAATCCCGACAGGTGATGTAACTCGTTTTGAGCGTGAGTTCCTTGCGTTTATGGAGAGCAATCACGGGGAAATCCTCGGGTCCATTCGTGATACGAAAGAATTGACACCAGACAACGAAAATGCACTTAAAGATGCAATCGAGAAGTTCAGAAAGAGCTTCGCTGTCTCTGTCTAA
- the atpG gene encoding ATP synthase F1 subunit gamma, whose translation MAKGMREIKRQIKSVQSTKQITKAMEMVAAAKLRKAQEKAEAARPYSEKLKEVVASIASSTQGIQHPMLDSRPVKKTAYLIITSDRGLAGGYNANILRQVNQTLKERHNSQDDYELFVIGRKGRDYFRRREIAMASTTTDLSDSPAFADIKSIAHEAVRGYELAEFDELYICYNRFVNALTQIPTVEKLLPMETPELTAADGPTASYEYEPSAEAVLEVLLPRYAETLIYGALLNGKASELGAKMTAMGNATKNASKLINDLSLTYNRARQAAITQEITEIVAGANAAQG comes from the coding sequence ATGGCAAAAGGCATGCGCGAAATTAAGCGGCAAATTAAAAGCGTACAAAGCACAAAGCAGATCACCAAAGCAATGGAGATGGTTGCCGCTGCAAAACTGCGTAAAGCGCAGGAAAAAGCAGAGGCTGCCCGTCCTTATTCAGAGAAGCTGAAAGAAGTTGTGGCAAGTATTGCATCAAGCACGCAGGGGATTCAGCATCCTATGCTGGACAGCCGTCCGGTGAAAAAGACAGCATATCTGATCATTACGTCGGACCGTGGTCTTGCGGGCGGATACAATGCTAATATTTTGCGTCAGGTGAACCAGACGTTAAAAGAGCGTCACAACTCCCAGGACGACTATGAATTGTTCGTTATCGGACGTAAAGGGCGCGACTATTTCAGACGGCGTGAAATTGCTATGGCTTCAACGACAACCGATCTGTCGGATTCACCTGCATTCGCCGATATCAAATCGATCGCTCATGAAGCGGTACGCGGATATGAACTGGCTGAATTTGATGAATTGTACATTTGTTATAACCGCTTTGTAAATGCGTTGACCCAGATTCCAACGGTGGAAAAACTTCTTCCTATGGAAACACCTGAGTTAACTGCTGCGGATGGACCGACTGCAAGCTACGAGTATGAACCGTCAGCTGAAGCTGTGCTGGAAGTGCTGCTTCCGCGTTATGCGGAAACATTGATTTACGGTGCACTGCTGAATGGTAAAGCGAGTGAGCTGGGTGCGAAAATGACGGCAATGGGTAATGCAACCAAAAATGCATCGAAGCTCATTAATGATCTGTCATTGACTTATAACCGTGCCCGTCAAGCAGCGATTACGCAGGAGATTACGGAAATTGTGGCAGGTGCCAACGCAGCACAAGGCTAA
- the atpD gene encoding F0F1 ATP synthase subunit beta — protein MNKGRVVSIMGPVVDVEFDRGGLPEILNAITITTVSASGVSVNLTLEASKHLGDNRVRCIAMSSTDGLVRGMEAVDTGAPISVPVGEATLGRVFNVLGEAIDTGGTVAAEHKNPIHRSAPAFDELTTQAEMLETGIKVIDLLAPYAKGGKIGLFGGAGVGKTVTIQELINNIAQEHGGISVFAGVGERTREGNDLYHEMSDSGVINKTAMVFGQMNEPPGARLRVALTGLTMAEYFRDEEGRDVLLFIDNIFRFTQAGSEVSALLGRMPSAVGYQPTLATEMGQLQERITSTKKGSVTSIQAIYVPADDYTDPAPATTFAHLDATTNLERKISEMGIYPAVDPLASSSRILSPEVVGEEHYTVAQGVKRILARYNELQDIIAILGMDELSEEDRALVYRARKIQRFLSQPFHVAEAFNGIPGKYVPVKETVRSFKEILEGKHDDLPEAAFLFVGTIEEAVEKAKTLV, from the coding sequence ATGAACAAAGGACGCGTTGTGAGCATCATGGGTCCGGTTGTTGACGTCGAGTTTGATCGCGGCGGTCTGCCGGAAATCCTCAATGCCATTACGATCACTACAGTAAGCGCAAGCGGCGTTAGTGTAAATCTTACACTCGAAGCTTCGAAACATCTGGGTGACAACCGGGTACGTTGTATCGCGATGTCCTCCACGGACGGTCTCGTTCGTGGCATGGAAGCCGTAGATACTGGAGCTCCAATCTCTGTACCTGTCGGTGAAGCGACACTGGGCCGTGTATTTAACGTACTCGGGGAAGCAATCGATACTGGCGGTACAGTAGCAGCTGAACACAAAAACCCGATTCACCGCTCTGCTCCTGCATTCGATGAATTGACAACCCAGGCTGAAATGCTTGAAACAGGTATCAAAGTTATCGACTTGCTGGCTCCTTACGCAAAAGGTGGTAAAATCGGTCTGTTTGGTGGTGCCGGTGTAGGTAAAACGGTAACCATTCAGGAACTGATCAACAACATTGCGCAAGAGCACGGTGGTATCTCCGTATTTGCCGGTGTTGGCGAGCGTACACGTGAAGGTAACGACTTGTATCACGAGATGAGTGACTCCGGCGTTATCAACAAAACAGCAATGGTCTTCGGACAAATGAACGAGCCACCAGGCGCACGTCTTCGTGTAGCCCTCACAGGTCTGACCATGGCGGAATATTTCCGTGATGAAGAAGGCCGTGACGTACTGCTCTTTATCGATAACATCTTCCGTTTCACCCAAGCGGGTTCAGAAGTATCGGCCCTGCTCGGACGTATGCCTTCCGCGGTAGGTTACCAGCCTACGCTGGCAACAGAGATGGGTCAACTACAGGAGCGTATCACTTCAACGAAGAAAGGATCGGTTACATCCATTCAGGCGATTTACGTTCCTGCGGATGACTACACTGACCCGGCTCCTGCAACGACATTTGCTCACTTGGATGCAACAACTAACCTGGAGCGTAAAATCTCCGAGATGGGTATCTACCCGGCGGTAGATCCACTCGCATCCAGCTCCCGGATCTTGTCTCCAGAAGTTGTAGGTGAAGAACACTACACTGTAGCTCAAGGCGTAAAACGTATCTTGGCCCGTTACAACGAACTTCAAGATATCATTGCGATCCTGGGTATGGACGAGCTCAGCGAAGAAGACAGAGCGCTCGTTTATCGTGCGCGTAAGATTCAACGTTTCTTGTCCCAGCCTTTCCACGTTGCTGAAGCATTTAACGGTATTCCGGGTAAATACGTTCCGGTTAAAGAAACGGTGCGCAGCTTTAAAGAGATTCTCGAAGGCAAGCATGACGATCTGCCGGAAGCAGCATTCCTCTTCGTGGGCACCATTGAAGAGGCAGTGGAGAAAGCCAAAACACTGGTATAA
- a CDS encoding F0F1 ATP synthase subunit epsilon, which produces MSTFLLEIVTPERLVYSQQVDSIIARGIEGELGILPGHIPMVTPLQIAPIIIKNGKESKQVAIGGGFIEVRKDKVVVLAESAEFPESIDVDRARAAKERAERRLASQSNQDHFDHRRAEIALQKAVNRINVVGK; this is translated from the coding sequence TTGAGCACCTTTTTGTTGGAAATCGTAACGCCTGAGCGTCTTGTCTATTCACAGCAGGTGGACAGCATCATCGCTCGTGGTATTGAAGGGGAACTGGGGATTCTTCCTGGTCACATCCCGATGGTTACACCTTTACAGATTGCACCGATCATCATCAAAAACGGAAAAGAGAGCAAGCAGGTCGCCATTGGCGGCGGCTTTATCGAAGTCCGCAAAGATAAGGTTGTTGTACTCGCAGAGAGTGCCGAATTCCCGGAAAGCATTGATGTGGATCGTGCGCGTGCGGCCAAAGAGCGGGCGGAACGCCGGCTTGCCAGCCAAAGCAATCAGGACCACTTTGATCACCGCCGTGCAGAGATTGCTCTGCAAAAAGCGGTTAACCGGATTAACGTAGTCGGCAAATAA
- a CDS encoding DUF1146 family protein, translated as MGNDLANQVNQTLSTNSLISIVVSLICIAITWWSLQHLKLELVIRQPKSAQGRLLHLLIAIILGHAVAGFVIDYLSWTQMLRNLF; from the coding sequence ATGGGTAATGATCTGGCGAATCAGGTGAATCAGACATTGAGCACCAACAGCCTGATCTCAATTGTCGTTTCTCTTATATGTATAGCAATAACATGGTGGTCACTGCAGCATTTGAAGTTGGAATTGGTGATTCGGCAGCCCAAAAGTGCTCAGGGAAGACTGCTGCATTTGCTGATCGCCATTATTCTGGGTCATGCCGTTGCTGGCTTTGTTATTGATTACCTGTCCTGGACGCAAATGTTGAGAAATTTGTTTTAA
- the spoIID gene encoding stage II sporulation protein D, with amino-acid sequence MKEARVQVKIPLVPRPGIQGPEKDSALDAEKDKPAPAKKRSSSLQKTKIWKAVVQNAPAQMPVDSRPEENRVRPGDKLAGDTEYIEHTEHARHEASERIHIPIIELDRFRKVKQRRMRAFGRRRWGHKQGRWRPAAAVSALLILALTIPVILVWPRSADQVKPLPTPAGMSSGIQSKHPSPVPAVPVTYPEPNVRVYLSATGTTIKLPLETYVTGVVAAEMPAEFKLEALKAQAIAARTFIVRRLEANDTSGVPSGTADVMDTVNHQVFIPPDQVKADWTRLGKAKEWEKLQQAVRESRDAVMTYQGRAITASFFSTSNGYTENAEDVWGSVVPYLKSVDSPWDKQLAPGFTETVTMKRSEILQKLKLDAVPVNAGKSGSWMKVLSTTKGHRIKEMQIAGETFSGPEVRKLLGLRSSQFSWKTEGDEVQITTYGYGHGVGMSQWGANGMAQEGHTATQILKHYYTGISFGQASKMLASKQGK; translated from the coding sequence ATGAAAGAAGCTCGTGTGCAGGTTAAAATACCGCTTGTCCCGCGGCCAGGTATACAGGGACCGGAGAAGGATTCTGCTCTGGATGCAGAGAAAGACAAGCCTGCTCCTGCGAAGAAGAGAAGCAGCTCATTACAGAAAACGAAGATTTGGAAGGCAGTGGTACAGAATGCCCCCGCACAAATGCCCGTGGATAGCAGGCCAGAAGAAAATCGCGTTAGGCCTGGGGACAAATTAGCAGGGGATACTGAATATATCGAACATACCGAACATGCCCGACATGAGGCATCGGAGCGCATCCACATCCCCATTATTGAATTAGATCGGTTTCGGAAGGTGAAACAGCGTCGTATGCGTGCTTTTGGCCGCCGCCGCTGGGGGCATAAACAGGGGCGCTGGCGGCCCGCGGCAGCTGTCTCGGCCCTACTCATTCTGGCTTTAACCATTCCGGTTATCCTGGTGTGGCCGCGATCAGCAGATCAGGTGAAGCCGCTGCCGACGCCAGCTGGTATGAGTTCCGGCATTCAATCAAAACATCCATCTCCTGTACCCGCTGTGCCTGTCACCTATCCAGAGCCGAATGTCCGGGTATACTTGTCTGCGACAGGCACAACGATAAAGCTGCCGCTGGAGACCTATGTGACAGGAGTTGTTGCTGCCGAGATGCCGGCTGAATTCAAATTGGAAGCATTGAAAGCTCAGGCAATCGCAGCTCGTACATTTATTGTGAGAAGGCTCGAAGCGAATGATACCAGCGGTGTACCTTCAGGGACAGCAGATGTGATGGATACGGTTAACCACCAAGTATTCATTCCACCTGATCAGGTGAAGGCAGATTGGACCCGGCTCGGCAAAGCGAAGGAATGGGAGAAGCTGCAGCAGGCTGTGCGTGAGAGCCGGGATGCGGTTATGACCTATCAAGGCCGGGCGATTACAGCATCTTTCTTCTCTACCAGTAATGGATATACCGAGAACGCCGAGGATGTGTGGGGCAGTGTGGTTCCCTATTTGAAAAGCGTAGACAGTCCGTGGGATAAACAGCTGGCTCCGGGTTTCACAGAAACGGTGACGATGAAACGAAGCGAGATTTTGCAAAAGCTGAAGCTGGACGCTGTTCCGGTGAATGCCGGGAAGAGCGGTTCATGGATGAAGGTGCTGTCTACCACCAAGGGGCACCGCATTAAGGAAATGCAGATCGCAGGTGAGACGTTCAGCGGCCCGGAAGTCCGCAAACTTCTAGGGCTCAGATCCAGCCAGTTCAGCTGGAAGACAGAAGGTGATGAAGTGCAGATTACGACATACGGTTATGGTCATGGGGTTGGCATGAGCCAATGGGGGGCGAACGGTATGGCACAGGAAGGACACACAGCTACCCAGATTCTGAAACATTATTATACCGGGATTTCCTTCGGACAGGCATCCAAGATGCTGGCCTCAAAGCAGGGGAAGTAA
- a CDS encoding M23 family metallopeptidase has translation MNEQNNKKTVQEETPKTTQGVPAAQPSSWRKTMSKRWVFPAVYIAAAGIILTLVWVYQGTGDKAMNPDSAKESVETGAASTDGTTVGGEQDSVEVVAKSENFVWPAASPSEISVVKPFYDNEASSEEHEAAMVQYNDTFIPNTGIDLARGDNKTFEIRAALSGKVTRVEQNPLTGQVVEITHGDNLKTVYQSLADVKVKQDDEVKQGDAIASAGVSELGKNLGNHLHFEVYEDGQPVNPQGYLPEK, from the coding sequence ATGAATGAACAAAACAACAAAAAAACAGTCCAAGAAGAAACTCCTAAAACAACGCAGGGAGTACCGGCAGCTCAGCCCTCTTCATGGAGAAAGACCATGTCCAAACGTTGGGTTTTCCCGGCAGTCTACATCGCAGCAGCAGGTATTATACTAACTCTAGTGTGGGTCTATCAGGGAACAGGCGACAAAGCTATGAACCCCGACTCGGCTAAAGAATCAGTAGAAACAGGCGCAGCGAGCACGGATGGAACAACGGTAGGCGGAGAGCAGGATAGTGTGGAAGTTGTTGCAAAGTCGGAAAATTTTGTTTGGCCAGCAGCATCCCCTTCCGAGATTTCGGTTGTGAAACCATTCTATGACAACGAAGCTTCAAGTGAGGAACATGAGGCAGCAATGGTGCAGTACAATGACACATTTATTCCGAATACCGGCATAGATCTGGCTCGTGGGGATAACAAAACGTTTGAGATCAGAGCAGCGCTCAGCGGAAAAGTTACACGAGTCGAGCAGAACCCGCTTACAGGTCAAGTGGTAGAAATTACACACGGCGATAACCTGAAAACGGTATACCAGAGCCTTGCTGATGTCAAAGTAAAACAGGACGATGAAGTGAAGCAGGGGGATGCCATTGCATCTGCCGGTGTAAGTGAACTGGGTAAAAACCTGGGGAACCACCTGCACTTCGAAGTTTACGAAGATGGTCAGCCTGTGAACCCGCAAGGATATCTTCCGGAAAAATAA
- the spoIIID gene encoding sporulation transcriptional regulator SpoIIID, which yields MHDYIKERTIKIGRCIVETRNTVRTIAKEFGVSKSTVHKDLTERLPEINPDLADQVKHILEYHKSIRHLRGGEATKIKYKKTSGKKREVLASAKS from the coding sequence GTGCACGATTACATCAAGGAACGGACCATCAAAATTGGTCGCTGCATTGTTGAGACGAGAAATACGGTCCGTACCATTGCCAAAGAATTTGGCGTGTCAAAGAGTACTGTGCATAAAGATCTGACGGAGCGTCTGCCGGAAATCAACCCTGATCTTGCTGACCAGGTCAAACACATTTTGGAGTACCACAAGTCGATCCGTCATTTGCGGGGCGGTGAAGCGACCAAAATCAAGTACAAAAAAACGAGTGGAAAAAAACGTGAGGTGCTGGCTTCCGCCAAATCATAA